ACCGTAGTCATTACGCCGATGCCACCGTTGATTACTATCAATATGTCATTCTCGGCGTTCGTAAAGAGCCACGACAAGGTATtactatgtatattacattatgtaagataaatttccaattgtCACTACAATCGATCACGTTCTTCGGATATTTGAAATCTTCTTACTCATtgtaaatttcgatattataaattatctttaGAATTCATTGACAgaattgatttaatttcatggaaatgtattttaattaagttcATTGAAGTCACGGAGTTTCAACGGACGTGCTCAGCTGAGATCCGTAAATCACGATCGAAATCGTAAAGCACTCCAATGCCGGAACCAGTACGCAAACGCAGAAAAGTGCActgtattttaaattcgaGCGTTAACCTTTCCTCTCTCGGCGTGCTCCTTCACGCGCGAGAGATCGGAGCTCGACTGTGGCGACTCGTTTCCATCGCTGCCGTTACTCTCCCTTCGTCAAACTCTTCGCCAACCACGATCAGAAAGATGCCGTTCATTCTCACGCATCCGACCAATACAATGAGAAAATCTTTTCACCACTAAATCTTGGTATATCACTTTAAGTCACACTTCACACCATGTATTTCTTAATAGACTGCTTCACGATGTACGTTCGAATTTCGTTACGCTCGAAAAAACAATCGTTCAATGGTATCGTAGGATTTTCTGTGATCTATAAGGTATATGTATAACGAAACGTATGTATGTCGCAGAAAGGAGTTTCGTTGCTACAAGATAATCACCTGGCGTCACGCTGGGCGCGGTTTGACTGGCTCTCGACTCGTTATATTCCTGCTGTCTTTCCAGTAATCGCGCCTTACCTCGCGTCGTTCCCTGGGCCCACTGCCCACTACCATACTTACCATAAACCACTATAGTATTATTACTACTACCACCTATGAATGTTGGAAGGTAAAGCTTGTCACGTGACACGGTGCGGTATAATACGTCACGCAGGTTGTGAAACAGGTGAGTTACTCTTCGGAGAACCTCTCTTTGTCTATGGCGTTTCGTGACTTTAAGATACACTTGGGTTCATTGTATCTATTACATTGCCTTATTTTGTATGAATTTCGAATTGTATAAAGTTACTCGTTTGAGAGGAAACGCgaaggaaatataatatatacgtatattattttattaactcaaatatataaatataatacacataatataatatgtacatattagtTTGAAtgataatattcttaatatctacgtaatatattatgcaagttatatgaattattcgGTACGAATTTTAATCGTATAAAGTTTGGCTATgttaacatatataatttatctaaGGAAAAAAGCAGAATACGATATAACcatgtattattttactaacTTAGGTACATAAATACACATCAATTTGCAAATACATTTCGATCGATAATATTGTTAACATATGCATCATACGTTTTATTCAGCTagctacgaaatattttacttagatttttcaaattctttcattCAAAGCTTCATGTACaaaatatcgatcgtttgAAACGTGATGCGCTCAACAATTTTAACATTGCAGAGTATTATGTGAACTGACGCAGTTTACACGATGtttcatattacattattacttattacattaagaaatttaaaacacatatatgtaataaacattttctttagaTTACAAGTGAAAAGTTTTTGCAGATTTGCTActtttttcaaacgaacgaTTTCGAAAGATGTAAAATGGCGAACGATGATTGCATGATGGCGCTACCTAACGGAGGGAGATGTCGCTCTGATAAACGTAATACCACTACCAACAGCTGCACTGCGCTAACCTGCGATAGAGTGTAAACTGGTGCAGTGTAGcttattccattttttaccatttattatCGTATAGATATTAGTGTACAAACATGAGGTGATCATACCTAAGGCTAAATTAATAGTGAGGTGATTAGAGCTGGTTTTTAATTGTGctaaatatacgaaaatatcCTGTCAAAATGACATCATTTTTAACTGATGTACTGATCACAGCGGGTatgtatacaaattaatatattcgaatGTAATTGATAGTTTTCATTGaggtataaaatttatcataaaaacatctaaataaaagatacgaaaatattatcgattcaTATATTATCCTATGTGAATAGTtgtctattttttatttacattactaaaataaaaaacatgccatttacgaaaatttcaaacgtgCCGTTTGCTCCTCCGATcaggaaaattggaaaaagtcAATTTACATGAAAAGATATCAGaaatacagaaagaaataacgaaattaaaatacgatgTCAAAGATTTTATGGATGATAATTATGTCGAGTTTACGTCGAAACTCACAAAAGATCAGCATTTGGTatcgaaaggagaaaaattacTCGAAGAAATGAATGCATTGCAAAAGAAGATAGATAGTCAGGTACGCTTAATAAATGTAATCTTCAAAAGCTCTGTGTAAAGCATAAATAGTTTTATCGTCATTTATTCCAGGTTAAGATAGAATTATCTGGTTCtacgaaagaattaaaaactcTCTCTCAAGCGTTAAAGGAATCAAACATAATGTTGCAACTTTCCAATCAACTCTTAACTCTACATGAATACATAAAGTCTGTAAAAAATTaccaagaagaaaaacgatacGTGGATGCGGCTGAAACATTATGCCACATGCAAACCATTTTATATGATCCGCAAACGGATTTACGCGATCTTGATATTTACACGGCGATCGaacaagaatatttaaatctgtATACTTCATTTTTGTCCGATACGTCATCGTTATTGCACGAGCGAATATGTTGGACTGGCGTCGACGATAAAGACGCAAAGACTGTAACATTGAGCGTAAAAAATGAGGCGGACGACATGCAGGATTTAATTCACGGTTTGCACCGTATCGATAATCTTTCGAGTCATCTGCATAAATTCTCAGTGACGCTTATGAATCACATGATTAGTCCGATTATCAATGATGATTGTTCTGTATATGTAATTGACGAAAAAATGTTCACCGtcgaaatattaaacagaaagaaattacCCGGTTACAAAAGTGTGCTCTACAATTTGGAATTGTTGTTTAAGTTTCTTTatcaacattttcaatttacaatacACGATGATCGAACATTCCTGAAAGAAATACAACCTCATCTGCTCGAACGATTATCAACATCGTTAAAGGATGATTGTATTTCGCGAATTACGCCAACATCGAGCGCCgacttaaaaaatttcacacCCATTGTTCAAGCCATCAATGATTTTCAGTATTTCTTGGTCAAAATTGGTAGGAAATTTGtaagttcttttttatttttttacagttaggtataattataacaatcaacatttaatattttaggtTTTATTACAAACGATCAACTCTTTTTATCAGAATATACGAAGAATATTGACAAgctattaataagaaaaatttgtcagGATTTATTAGCGAAAGCGCGAACCATTATGAAGAAAGATTTACATGATTGCATTACATACGAGCCGCAGGTAAGTTTATTTTGagatatcgtaatatcacaatAAAACACAGTGTGacgtaaattatacattttttattgatgttttAGAAGCCACTTGAATTCCCAGAAGATACATACGATTATAACGAGATAAAGgcgtataaaaaattaagtgaCGATACGTTTCAGCTTCCTAAATGTCAAATAAGGTATTGAAATAATTCCCAAACTTTTCAATCAAGTTAAAGAAAACCTATATtaggaattatattttagcACCAGCGCGAGAGAAACATTAAATCTCGCGAGATATATCTTGGATGAAGCTTGTAATAGTTCGGATACCTGTGCTATGCAGCTATTTTATACTTGTAGAAATGTTTTTGAAATGTACGCAGGATTGGTACCTGAACACCACcgaaaatttttagaaacaatACCGCAGCAAGTCGGTAAGaaactaataatttaatgtacagtatatagaaatgaaaacaacctttttcttataatattaatgatttatttttttgtatactttttatGTAGCTATGTTTCATAACAATTGCATGTATCTCGCGCATCACCTGCTCACATTGGGACACGAGTATAGGGACAAATTACCAGAATCCTTGCATAATCTTAATTTAACTTTCGCGGATCAAGTATTAGTATTGAGAGACGTCGGATCATCCTGCTTTTTAGAGCACATGAAGTAccaacgaaatattatttttgatattcttAAAGAATCTGGTTAGTACCTGTACAATAGTAtctctatacattttttaagtaacgagtaatttcaatgatttattttaaaataaggTTTATCCGCTTTGGGTCAAACTTCCGAATTACATCCCAGTACTGAACGTGCAATGAGACAGTGCATTAGACAGctggaattattaaaaacagttTGGGTAGATGTGTTACCTGTGAATATTTACTGTAGAGCTGTAGGTTAGTGtataatttttgtcttttatatCTCTTAGTATCTagttgattaataatttaataatattttaggaTGCATTATGAACTCGATGATCGAAGACTTAATAATCCGAGTGATATCTGTTGAAGACATTCCCGCTGATGTTGCTACCGAATTGGTAACATTGTTTAATATGATCGTTAAGCGTGCACCACAAATATTCCCGGTAAGTTTACGtcaaaaagatatataacttaatattttaaaaacttttattatggattaatttatataaaaaggttacatcaaaattaatctactaaaatactatttcattagaaatttcattatgagAAGAAGTTCCTGTGAAATTAAACTGGAATGATATTGCTTTCTGTCGATAATACTAAGAACAATGATGTGCTTTCAGGTTCATCAAAAGATTCATCAACATGTTAGAAAGTGGGAGAAATTTTTAGAACTGATTCACGTTCTGGGTGCATCACTGAAAGAAATCGAAGTAAGATGGGATAACGGTAAAGGACCACTCGCGCGAGAATTTACAGCACCCCAggttaaacaattaattagaGCGCTATTTCAAAATACCGAACGCAGATCAAATTTATTAGCtagtataaaataatgctaagcttaaaattatgtatataagaaataaacgatttgcatttattaatttttataacaaattatcattaatattaacagtataattgatataaaaatatgataagatgattaaattcatttcaacgtaatattatttggttatactgttaatattaaaatatctcttaTTAGAGACTTTTTTTTAGAACAtctcttttcatatttataccgTGATACTTACGTTTATAATGTGTTCTTCACAtaatcaaaaattattaatagaggataaaaatgtataaaaatctacacttaaattttttttcatatccACGAAATGCTATCTACCAGCATACATAAACCTTCGATAATTTAGCAACCACTGTTTATACTTTGTAGTTATAGCGAATGGTcatctcttttccttttatcagtatgaataagaagaaatcggtaagtattgaaaattctaaaaaagtAGGCAAGAGCAGGCAGGCAGGGTGGCGGAGAGTAGTGAGAGCAAATCATTTAATAGATATCCAATTCCACATCATTTACAGCAATGGCAAAACATTATTACCGCAATTTCTTTATCCTTTCACTCTAGTATCCATAGCAGTAAATACTCCAAAGTTTCCAAATGCAATACTATTTCTGCACATATACTCCAAGGCCATGatttaattacgattaaagtatatttaacGAATCAATTTTGCAGCTTTTTAAACCTTGATTTTGCatggtatataaaaattcgtaagGCAAAGTTGCACAGTTCAATATATACGAGCAGTAGTGTGCATTTGGCTAAAATTGGCATTTTCcttgtaattttttcattttttaaataatattattactattcattaaataatatacgtgTCTATAATGGACGATAAAAAGTTATAGAcgattaaatgttaataaaaaaaaaaaaaaatgtattagtTATGAAGAATCTTATTTTCTCATGATGTACGTTAAACTTCTTTTCGCTATATTTTCTCTAGTTCCTTTATAATAAGAACCTTAAAAAAgtacacaaaaaaaaaaatatatacgtaaaaaaaCTTATtcaaaactataaaatatacgtaataccccagatttaaataaaatagaagttGCGTATATAAATACTTTAGACTACGATTCGTTACAGCTTCATTCAAATTTCGTTCGCGATTCAATTTCATGTTATATAAAGTTTGCAGTAACGCTTTTGTTGGTGAGTAATGGGTAATGTTTCTGAAAACGATTACAAACTGTAGAACTAAAGTATACTATACAAATGGTATTGCACAACTTGATCTGCAATGGTAGTTCTTGTCTATATACAGGTCGCTGCGTAGATTGGATAGAAATGTAGTCATCAGGGTGGGCAGCTGATTGGCCCGCAGTTCAGATTGGCAATGCGGTGTAGATCTTTTATGTGCATTCACGAAGATGACGATGACTGTGAACATGGAAGTGCAAAATAGAATGTCACATAATTTTCGCCTTCGTCCGACCGATAACTTTCATTAACTGTAATTTACAGATTGCACAATATATTTGCACATGCAAGAGATTTATTCAGTGCCAATTGGTAATATTATCATGCAACTATCTTTTTTTATGTGTATGCACATTTTCTGTGCTAACGATCATTGTAGATTTAagtttcaatatatatttatcatttagaTACCGAGTACTCATTCCCCGGAATTTTTACACTTGTTTAAATATGACCAAATGTTTGTTTTTGTTACTAGTATAGACAAATCAATTGTCACTGTTATGTCTTTGAACAATTCATTGAACAAGACTAACTTCATTGAATTCATGTAAACACAATATAACTTAAGATCATTTTACAAGGACTGGGTATTATCAATACCTGCCACGACCAGCTGGGGAACGACTTCGATACCTCGATGTGCCAGTGCCTTTGTTGGTATAATAATCAGCATTTGGATCTCCGCTATTATAGACATCTTGCGTATATCCATCTCGCGTAACATACCCACTGGCACGATTGGTCATATAATCTTCTCCGTAGTAGTCTCTACTCCTACTTCCACCACCCTTGCCTGCATAATAACCTCCATAATCTGCATACATATTATTTCCTCTGTAATTGAATGCGATGGAGGCAGCAGACCCATAGCCCCTAGCTGCACCACCTCGACTTCCTCTGAATCCTCCCATACCACCCCTACCTCCACCACGACCTCTACCCCGTGAAATTTCCACCCTCAACTTAGCACCCATAATCTCTGTGCCATTCATACTGCTGCAAGCAAGCTCTGCCTcgttcatatttaaaaattcgataaatgcAAAACCTGGCGGGTTAAATGCAACCCAAACTTTGTTAAGCTTGCCGTACTTTTCGAATTCTGTCTGGAGATCTTCCTTTTTAATGCTTTCGTTTAATCCGCCAACATAAACGCGCGTATACCCTTCTGGTGTCATTTTTTACCTAAAAATTCAGAGGTACACAAAACTCTTTTTACACACTTCGgtttgaaaattcgattaatatatttaatataaaactgcTACGAAAAGATGGTGGTacgtatttcaatttgaatttatcgttaaaaatgatCGGTGAAACCGTAATTCGATGTATTAAGACGATAAATGTTCGCAATGGATCCTTTTATAAACTGTAGAAACAAATCTTGAATAGCAACACATCAAAGGCTTGCGCGCCAATGTCTTCGACGATAGTTATTAACTTCACGACAGTTATACTTACTTATATTTTAGTTTCCCTCGTAACTTTCGTTTCTTGGCtgaatttttcgagaaatttagtagaaaaagaatatcCAGTACGCTGTTACTATGATACAATCAATAGGCGAGAATCAACCGGGGTTCACAGTGCACAGAAACTGCATCCGATGTCTTGGCGTCTCCAACCCAGACGCCAAATGTACGTACAGTCTGCTCGGATGAATTAATCTATCTCCAGCATAATGTCATGAGTAGGTTTTTTCCCTATTTGAAATACCTCTCCATAAAGAggatgaaataattatatctaaattGACCGAGTTCTTTAACATTCCAATAAACAAAGCCTTTTCattgaatatatattctaCTCATGAAGAACGATCTATCTGAGCAAACCGTACTTATGCTTTTTCGTAAAATgctaattttatcgaaaacagTACAAATATagtagataaaacaaaaactaGTTAGAACTTTTAATAAACTCCGGGATTTTCTTctcatatttttttgtaaaatagatGCTACAACActgaaaatatctttcattgCTCTACTTGATTTATTGTTgttttaatacgttatttgttaaataatcacGGATTGTTCCAAAAAATCTATTCCCATCCTCCCAATTTATTCCCCTAACTAACAACTGATATACGTACAGAATTAAACTAGAACTCTAGGTGtgatttatcataaaaatactgttatttgaaatttatatatattccataatattatataaatatcttattttgaGTCACTCTACTTCAATGACTGTTGATTTAATAcagtatttgataaataaacaCGAACTGTTACAAAAAGTCTACTTCCCTAACTTCCAATTAGTACATGTAAGATTATAATAGGACTAGAtgtgatttataataaatgactaatagaatttatttaaaatttatgttacattatatggtgactatataaatatcttataccGTTAAATTAGTTCACCGATCGCTGTATAATGACACGTTTGcacgatatgtattatgttatgtgtAAAAGATGGTAGatgtgttatatatatacatatgtatgtagttTGACGAAGATGGCAGTTTAAACGATATTGACAATGTTATTTGGATAACAGTAACATTATTAACAGAAATGTCATAATTAAACTGGAGAGCTGTTGTATATTGACATGATTTATTGTTAAACAACAAATGGAAATTACCTGACCTTTTTAATATAAGAgtgtacaaatttatttgcCAAAAATTTTTGACGTTTTCTTACTTAAGTTAACAATGGATTTAATTGAAATGCAACGATACGATATTCTCATCCAAGAAATAGAAGGCATAGACGATTACTTGGGACCAACTTTTCGGTATGtcaatttaattagaaagttcgtcgtttatcaaaaatttcgttaaaagaCGCGCTTTCGGGGTATCATCCCTTCACGCAGATGCAATATTTATCCCGCATATGCGCACTAGAAGGGTTGAGAACGCGGGTGGACACCCCCGTGTTAGAATAAAGAGAAGTAGAATTAGGGTACTATTATGTCAAGGTTG
This genomic window from Bombus pyrosoma isolate SC7728 linkage group LG4, ASM1482585v1, whole genome shotgun sequence contains:
- the LOC122567147 gene encoding centromere/kinetochore protein zw10 homolog; this translates as MTSFLTDVLITAGKLEKVNLHEKISEIQKEITKLKYDVKDFMDDNYVEFTSKLTKDQHLVSKGEKLLEEMNALQKKIDSQVKIELSGSTKELKTLSQALKESNIMLQLSNQLLTLHEYIKSVKNYQEEKRYVDAAETLCHMQTILYDPQTDLRDLDIYTAIEQEYLNLYTSFLSDTSSLLHERICWTGVDDKDAKTVTLSVKNEADDMQDLIHGLHRIDNLSSHLHKFSVTLMNHMISPIINDDCSVYVIDEKMFTVEILNRKKLPGYKSVLYNLELLFKFLYQHFQFTIHDDRTFLKEIQPHLLERLSTSLKDDCISRITPTSSADLKNFTPIVQAINDFQYFLVKIGFITNDQLFLSEYTKNIDKLLIRKICQDLLAKARTIMKKDLHDCITYEPQKPLEFPEDTYDYNEIKAYKKLSDDTFQLPKCQISTSARETLNLARYILDEACNSSDTCAMQLFYTCRNVFEMYAGLVPEHHRKFLETIPQQVAMFHNNCMYLAHHLLTLGHEYRDKLPESLHNLNLTFADQVLVLRDVGSSCFLEHMKYQRNIIFDILKESGLSALGQTSELHPSTERAMRQCIRQLELLKTVWVDVLPVNIYCRAVGCIMNSMIEDLIIRVISVEDIPADVATELVTLFNMIVKRAPQIFPVHQKIHQHVRKWEKFLELIHVLGASLKEIEVRWDNGKGPLAREFTAPQVKQLIRALFQNTERRSNLLASIK
- the LOC122567155 gene encoding RNA-binding protein Rsf1-like — its product is MTPEGYTRVYVGGLNESIKKEDLQTEFEKYGKLNKVWVAFNPPGFAFIEFLNMNEAELACSSMNGTEIMGAKLRVEISRGRGRGGGRGGMGGFRGSRGGAARGYGSAASIAFNYRGNNMYADYGGYYAGKGGGSRSRDYYGEDYMTNRASGYVTRDGYTQDVYNSGDPNADYYTNKGTGTSRYRSRSPAGRGSHRHLRECT